In a genomic window of Sulfurimonas denitrificans DSM 1251:
- a CDS encoding TOBE domain-containing protein produces the protein MKTSARNELSGTVTELKSGGVMSEVAVKISDDITICATITNDARDALELKIGTRASALIKSSLVILSKEKLRATARNNILTKVTEVIKGAVNSEIKLSVGEKSLCAIVTNDAVADLKIAVGDEVYAIFKASSVILVA, from the coding sequence ATGAAAACAAGTGCAAGAAATGAGTTAAGTGGAACTGTAACGGAGTTAAAGAGTGGTGGGGTGATGAGTGAAGTTGCTGTAAAAATATCTGATGATATAACTATTTGTGCGACTATCACAAATGATGCAAGAGATGCGCTAGAGCTTAAAATAGGCACTAGAGCATCTGCGCTTATAAAATCTTCGCTAGTTATCCTAAGTAAAGAGAAACTTAGAGCGACGGCTAGAAATAATATCTTAACAAAAGTTACAGAAGTTATTAAAGGTGCTGTAAATAGCGAGATAAAACTATCAGTCGGTGAAAAATCACTTTGTGCAATAGTGACAAACGATGCAGTTGCAGACTTGAAAATAGCCGTTGGTGATGAAGTTTATGCGATATTTAAAGCTTCAAGCGTAATTTTAGTAGCTTGA
- a CDS encoding class I SAM-dependent methyltransferase, whose translation MVKDKNIENKEHKGGSNPQSFDRIVREVFAPIYPVIAQQIKEKTGVTYGRCFDAGCGTGALGRAMASITDLHVTFFDQSPEMLLLAKDYAKSENILEKSDFLNGDIHNIGIKDESMDIVISRGSSPFWDDWQRAYSEILRILKVGGHAYIGGGFGTKELREQITAHMSKEKPDWRDSFKERVKMEREALPQILNSLNPTQHTIIDDESGWWVFITK comes from the coding sequence ATGGTTAAAGATAAAAATATAGAAAACAAAGAGCATAAAGGCGGATCAAATCCTCAAAGTTTTGACCGCATCGTGCGTGAGGTGTTTGCTCCAATCTATCCTGTAATAGCGCAGCAGATAAAAGAAAAAACTGGAGTGACATATGGCAGATGTTTTGATGCAGGGTGCGGCACGGGAGCACTTGGACGGGCCATGGCAAGTATTACGGATTTACATGTAACTTTTTTTGACCAGTCGCCTGAGATGCTCTTGCTCGCTAAAGATTATGCAAAGAGTGAAAATATTTTAGAAAAAAGTGATTTTTTAAACGGCGACATCCATAACATAGGTATAAAAGATGAGAGCATGGACATAGTCATAAGCCGTGGCTCTTCGCCGTTTTGGGATGATTGGCAAAGAGCTTATAGCGAAATACTAAGAATCTTAAAAGTCGGCGGACACGCTTACATAGGCGGAGGATTTGGCACAAAAGAGCTAAGGGAGCAGATAACCGCTCACATGAGCAAAGAGAAACCCGACTGGAGAGACTCTTTTAAAGAGCGAGTAAAAATGGAGCGAGAAGCCCTGCCACAGATACTAAACTCACTAAACCCAACACAACACACCATCATAGACGATGAGAGCGGTTGGTGGGTTTTTATAACGAAATAA
- a CDS encoding TonB-dependent receptor, which produces MKSKIKLSLCLVAMLSTCSVYAQSNYKLEKVSVRESQTPRTLSQNEAFSAPETSKLTIDTLSEEEIKIANPKNIFEAINQTAGANVQFQGRKNSAIITFRGSSNIYSAAAFGVILDGALLSPMSSLRILESLSVDIVESIEVIRDASALTLGPIAGFGTPNGAPTLGFIVIKTKLPQDNGGAAKFSYESFDTKKADLSYGGIHDKIFYLASINGLFTDGRDDYNTAEDRGSLFLRSGYVGDDFTATLSAYYSNADKETQRATNSNSMVSDSRWKYEPTENEFVSAIFEKDFSANNRTTLQLSHSKTLWSQDFDRTNPSKVAGLYFKGTQTTDSIDLRHATKLDNTIVKIGAQALYYDAPNGELFYEGFQRKEQIYGAFIHASHAFLDNKLIVDESIRVDKKHTDSSVERYDPNSVLARSVTKLNNQKLSIIEDKWAKASMAFSLGALYKFSDTLEASARFAYLTAGSTDDAMSADGSAMKDEENYRYELGIKKVVNQYFNPTLNLFMYDNKNIKSPLYFGTNANPYIVFNQINQNRYGGEFGFDGRADSLYYSFSYAYATADAKKNEIPKHNISALMQKKIGDYALNISGKYLSTYESNFFTIDKKYHDVGDFISINLSVDYNHKLFQNDAKLSLYSRNLLDENYMTIFGFEDQGRVIGASYEFKF; this is translated from the coding sequence ATGAAAAGTAAAATAAAACTAAGTCTTTGCCTTGTTGCAATGTTATCTACATGTAGCGTTTACGCGCAGAGCAATTATAAGCTGGAAAAAGTTAGTGTGAGAGAGAGCCAAACTCCAAGAACACTCTCTCAAAACGAGGCATTTAGCGCACCTGAGACTTCAAAGCTAACAATTGATACGCTAAGTGAGGAGGAGATAAAGATAGCCAATCCTAAAAATATATTTGAAGCTATCAACCAAACAGCAGGGGCAAATGTTCAATTTCAAGGGCGAAAAAACTCTGCCATCATAACATTTAGAGGAAGCTCAAATATATATAGTGCTGCCGCATTTGGAGTAATTTTAGACGGTGCCCTGCTCTCGCCCATGTCCTCTTTGAGAATCCTTGAATCCCTAAGCGTTGATATTGTAGAGTCAATTGAGGTCATAAGAGATGCCAGTGCATTAACGCTTGGACCAATTGCTGGTTTTGGAACTCCAAATGGTGCTCCTACTCTAGGTTTTATCGTGATAAAAACAAAACTCCCACAAGACAATGGCGGCGCTGCAAAATTTTCTTATGAGAGTTTTGATACTAAAAAAGCAGATTTAAGCTATGGAGGCATTCATGATAAAATCTTTTATTTAGCAAGCATAAACGGCTTGTTCACTGATGGAAGAGATGATTATAACACCGCTGAAGATAGAGGTTCGCTGTTTTTAAGAAGCGGATATGTTGGTGATGATTTCACGGCTACGCTGAGTGCCTACTACTCAAACGCAGATAAAGAGACGCAAAGAGCAACAAACAGCAACAGCATGGTTAGCGATTCTCGTTGGAAATATGAGCCAACAGAGAATGAATTTGTCTCGGCTATCTTTGAAAAAGATTTCAGTGCCAACAACAGAACTACCCTACAACTCTCCCACTCTAAAACTCTCTGGAGTCAAGATTTTGATAGAACAAACCCATCCAAGGTAGCTGGTTTATATTTTAAAGGGACGCAAACCACGGACTCTATCGACTTACGACATGCAACAAAATTAGACAACACTATAGTAAAAATCGGTGCGCAAGCGCTCTATTATGATGCGCCAAATGGAGAGCTCTTTTATGAGGGATTTCAAAGGAAAGAGCAGATTTACGGTGCTTTTATACATGCTTCTCATGCCTTTTTGGATAATAAACTAATAGTTGATGAGTCCATAAGAGTTGATAAAAAACATACCGATTCCTCTGTTGAGAGGTATGACCCTAACTCAGTACTAGCAAGAAGCGTTACAAAACTCAACAACCAAAAACTCTCCATAATTGAAGATAAATGGGCAAAAGCTTCTATGGCTTTTTCACTTGGCGCTCTTTATAAATTTAGCGACACTCTAGAAGCTAGTGCAAGGTTTGCATATCTAACAGCAGGGAGTACCGATGATGCCATGAGTGCAGATGGCTCTGCTATGAAAGATGAAGAGAATTACAGATATGAGTTAGGGATAAAAAAAGTAGTAAATCAATACTTTAACCCTACGCTAAATCTCTTTATGTATGACAATAAAAACATAAAATCGCCCCTGTATTTTGGAACAAATGCAAATCCATACATAGTATTTAACCAGATAAATCAAAACAGATATGGAGGAGAGTTTGGCTTTGATGGTAGAGCAGACTCACTCTACTACTCATTTAGCTACGCTTATGCAACTGCTGATGCGAAAAAAAATGAGATACCAAAACACAATATCTCTGCTCTGATGCAAAAGAAAATCGGAGATTATGCTCTTAATATCTCTGGTAAATACCTAAGTACTTATGAGTCTAACTTTTTTACGATTGATAAAAAGTACCATGATGTAGGCGATTTTATCTCCATCAATCTCTCTGTAGATTACAACCACAAACTATTTCAAAATGATGCAAAACTCTCACTCTATAGCAGAAATCTACTTGATGAGAACTACATGACTATCTTTGGATTTGAAGACCAAGGAAGAGTAATAGGCGCATCTTATGAGTTTAAGTTTTAG
- a CDS encoding DUF438 domain-containing protein has translation MSEFLTKNEEKIEKIVKFHRSFDEMSQTQRQAWLEEMGDINIEHFFKANQRVFDEDGPRERSIPRRDFFLDVIKNRVKSDPLLQPKGHPVTNYLQENIHIRKLCEKITDTFCVEEIASYDAALNLLYELSKIHTHYLRKEDQLFPYLEKHNFTYPSTGMWKFQDEIRANLKMVIKAFEKNELNKEMQTLMRDVVKDIFDMTTREEKMLLPTSVKLLSNEEWIKMRKEEQEIGYVFIQSPPMWPEDESHKPDMASSLGSIFLQEGSLSQEQLNLFFSHLPFDVTFVDENDRVAFFNKGSERTFLRSAGVIGREVKFCHPPKSVDAVLKILEAFKAGTKESAEFWITFGGRLIHIRYFALRDSEKNYKGVVEITQDITDIKNIEGERRLLDWE, from the coding sequence ATGAGTGAATTTTTAACAAAAAATGAAGAGAAAATAGAGAAGATTGTGAAGTTTCATAGATCTTTTGATGAGATGAGTCAAACTCAAAGACAAGCATGGCTCGAGGAGATGGGAGATATAAATATTGAGCATTTTTTTAAAGCAAATCAGAGAGTTTTTGATGAAGATGGCCCTAGAGAGCGAAGCATCCCAAGAAGAGATTTCTTTTTGGATGTGATTAAAAACAGGGTAAAATCAGACCCTCTTTTACAGCCAAAAGGACACCCTGTAACGAACTATCTGCAAGAAAATATCCACATAAGAAAACTTTGCGAGAAGATAACAGATACTTTTTGCGTAGAGGAGATAGCAAGTTATGATGCAGCGCTCAATCTTTTGTATGAACTCTCTAAAATTCATACACACTACTTAAGAAAAGAGGATCAACTATTTCCATACTTAGAAAAACACAACTTTACTTATCCAAGTACAGGAATGTGGAAATTCCAAGATGAGATAAGAGCAAACTTAAAAATGGTTATAAAAGCATTTGAGAAAAATGAGCTAAATAAAGAGATGCAGACTCTTATGCGTGACGTTGTAAAAGATATTTTTGACATGACAACCAGAGAAGAGAAGATGCTACTTCCAACATCTGTAAAACTGCTCTCAAATGAGGAGTGGATAAAGATGAGAAAAGAGGAGCAAGAGATAGGTTATGTCTTCATTCAAAGCCCTCCAATGTGGCCAGAAGATGAGAGCCATAAGCCAGATATGGCATCATCTCTTGGCTCAATATTTCTCCAAGAGGGTTCTCTCTCGCAAGAGCAGTTAAATCTCTTCTTTAGTCATCTGCCTTTTGATGTAACTTTTGTAGATGAGAATGATAGAGTGGCATTTTTCAACAAAGGAAGTGAGAGAACTTTTTTAAGAAGCGCTGGTGTAATAGGCAGAGAAGTAAAGTTTTGCCACCCTCCAAAGAGTGTTGATGCAGTTTTAAAAATATTAGAAGCTTTTAAGGCAGGAACTAAAGAGAGTGCTGAGTTTTGGATAACTTTTGGTGGAAGATTGATTCACATCAGATACTTTGCACTTAGAGATAGTGAGAAAAACTATAAAGGCGTAGTTGAGATAACGCAAGATATTACCGACATAAAAAATATTGAGGGCGAGAGACGCCTTCTGGATTGGGAATAG